The Moraxella osloensis genome contains a region encoding:
- a CDS encoding FAD-dependent oxidoreductase, which produces MAKRLHNDFQFLDVARVDPSKKDINTRTHEFVEIYYPFEQDQVTEQAHRCLECGNPYCEWKCPVHNYIPNWLKLAAEGHIFQAADLCHQTNTLPEVCGRVCPQDRLCEGACTLNDGFGAVTIGNVEKYITDTAFALGWRPDMSGVTWTDKKVAVIGAGPAGLGCADILVRHGVKPVVFDKRPEIGGLLTFGIPEFKMEKNVMRRRREVFESMGIEFRLNTEIGKDVTIDELLSEYDAVFMGMGTYTYMRGGYAGEELSGVYDALDFLIANVNRCQGWETNPQEYIDLQGKKVVVLGGGDTAMDCNRTSIRQGATSVTCAYRRDEENMPGSRREVRNAREEGVQFLFNRQPIEIIGLNGKVTGVKVVTTKLGEPDNRGRRSPEPIPNSEEILPADAVIMAFGFRTSPADWFTTQGIEMDNSGRVIAPELQTYKYQTKNPKIFAGGDMVRGSDLVVTAIWEGREAAKGILDYLDV; this is translated from the coding sequence ATGGCAAAACGATTACACAACGATTTTCAGTTTTTAGACGTCGCACGTGTCGATCCTTCAAAAAAAGACATTAATACCCGTACTCACGAGTTTGTTGAGATTTACTATCCATTCGAGCAAGACCAGGTGACTGAGCAAGCGCACCGCTGTCTTGAATGTGGTAACCCTTACTGTGAATGGAAATGTCCCGTTCACAACTATATTCCAAACTGGCTAAAACTGGCTGCCGAAGGTCATATTTTCCAAGCGGCAGATTTATGCCACCAAACCAACACGTTGCCAGAAGTCTGTGGGCGAGTATGTCCACAAGACCGTCTGTGTGAAGGGGCTTGTACCCTCAATGATGGCTTTGGGGCGGTCACCATTGGTAACGTGGAAAAATACATCACCGATACTGCGTTTGCGCTAGGCTGGCGTCCAGATATGAGTGGTGTGACTTGGACGGATAAAAAAGTTGCGGTGATTGGCGCAGGTCCTGCCGGTCTTGGCTGTGCTGACATATTGGTACGTCATGGCGTCAAACCTGTGGTATTTGACAAACGCCCTGAAATTGGCGGACTACTGACCTTTGGTATTCCAGAATTTAAAATGGAAAAAAATGTCATGCGTCGTCGCCGCGAAGTCTTCGAAAGCATGGGCATTGAATTTCGTTTAAATACCGAGATTGGTAAAGATGTCACCATTGATGAGTTACTCAGTGAGTATGACGCGGTGTTTATGGGTATGGGTACCTATACCTATATGCGTGGCGGTTATGCCGGCGAAGAGTTATCTGGCGTGTATGATGCGCTTGATTTTTTAATCGCAAACGTCAACCGCTGCCAAGGTTGGGAAACGAACCCACAAGAGTACATCGACTTACAAGGTAAAAAAGTGGTCGTTCTTGGCGGTGGTGATACCGCGATGGACTGTAACCGTACCAGTATCCGCCAAGGTGCAACTTCTGTGACTTGTGCCTATCGCCGTGATGAGGAGAATATGCCAGGCTCACGCCGTGAAGTGCGTAACGCGCGTGAAGAAGGCGTACAGTTTTTATTTAACCGTCAGCCGATTGAAATTATCGGTTTAAACGGTAAAGTAACGGGCGTAAAAGTGGTGACCACTAAACTTGGCGAACCTGACAACCGCGGTCGTCGTAGCCCAGAGCCTATTCCCAATTCAGAAGAAATCTTGCCAGCCGATGCGGTGATTATGGCATTTGGTTTTCGCACCAGCCCTGCTGATTGGTTTACCACCCAAGGCATTGAGATGGATAATAGCGGACGGGTGATTGCACCTGAATTACAAACCTATAAGTACCAAACTAAGAATCCAAAAATCTTCGCAGGTGGCGATATGGTTCGGGGTTCAGACTTGGTGGTAACCGCGATTTGGGAAGGTCGCGAGGCCGCTAAAGGTATCCTAGATTACCTAGATGTTTAA